CTGCATTTTCCTTTGCCCATGCTACCATTCCTTTTGAAGCGTCTACGTGAGTAACGGCAGCGCCGGCGGCAGCAGCAGCTAAAGTTGCACCTCCTGTGTAAGCGAACAGGTTTAAAACTTTAATAGGGCGACCTGCGTTTTTGATTTTTTCAGAAAACCAGTCCCAGTTGGCTGCCTGTTCAGGGAAAAGTCCGGTGTGCTTAAAACTGAAAGGTTTTAAGTTAAAAGTCAGGCTTTTATATTGAATAGTCCATTGCTCAGGCAAATCAAAAAATTCCCATTCTCCACCGCCTTTTTTGCTTCTGTGATAGTGACCATTCATACGTTTCCAACCTTTGTGTGTCTTTGGGGTGTCCCAGATAACCTGAGGATCAGGACGTACTAAAAGGTAGTTTCCCCATCTCTCTAATTTTTCTCCTTTTGAGGTATCTATGATTTCATAATCTTTCCATTGATCTGCAATCCACATATTTTAATCCTTCCTAATATATATAAGGTAATTCACACCTAGTATAACAGAATGAGAAAGAGCAGGCAACAGCGGAATTTATTGAAATGAAAAGGACGAGATGATATGATTATTCATAACGAAAATCAAGGAGGGGAATATGCAGGAAAAAAGTATGAGACCAAATCTTTTCCTGATGTCACTGGCAAAGTTTTTGTCGGGATTTGCAGGTTATATTTACGATATTGGAATTGTCATTTATCTGTTTAGTCAAACAAAATCTGTAGCAGTTATAGGGGGATTTTTTATATCTCAGTTTCTTCCGGCATTGATTATTTTGTTTACAGGGAAGCTTATTGACACCCATAATCAGAAAATGCTTATGTTTCTGTCAAATCTGACAAAGGCAGCAGTTTTCTTTTTACTTTTATTTGAAGCAAATATAGTTTTTATTTATGTGGCAACGTTCTTCATGAACTTACTTTTGGAGTTTGAAAGTAATACTACTCAGGCGCTTATGGCAAACCTTTTTTCAAAAGGCAATTTATTTAAGGCAGCTTCGGTTATCAATCTTTTGGACTCGGCATCTCTTATTCTTGCACCTGTCTGTGCGTCTGTCATTGCAACCAATTTCAGTATTCAGGCTAATCTGATAATTGATATTATATTGTATGGAATAACAGGACTTTTATATTTATTGCTGCCGTCAGGTATATTGGGCAATATAGAGAAACAGAAAGAGGAAAAGAAGGGATATGCTTCCATTATAAAGAATAAAAGAATTTTATGTACGGTTCTTTTCTGGAACTTTTTTATGCTTTGTATCGGAATTGCATCACCTCTTGAAATCAGCATGATTGAGGATACCTTGGGAATGTCGTCTTCATGGTACGGAATTGGAAATACAGTAGAGGGTATTGGAATGTTGCTTGCATCAGGCTTTGTTCTGGGAATTATTAAGAAATTAAAGCCGGAAAACATTATTCTGCTGGGACTTTTCAGTGCGGCTATGAGTTATGGGGTAATAGGAACTGCCGGAAATATAGGAATGTATCTTTTAGGTGCAGGGCTGGTAGGAGTGACGTCAACTTTCTGCCCGTTGGGATTTAAAACAGCGGTGCAGATACAAAGTGAGACCAATCTGGTAGGGAGAACTTTTACTGCATCAAGATTTACGATTTTGATTACCAGAATGATAGGATCTCTGCTGGTAGGCGGTATGCTTACTGTATGGAATATAAGAGTGATTTATTATCTGCTGGCGGGATTTTTGGTGGTTACAGCAGTGGCGTATTATTTTGTAAATAGACAGAAGGAGTTGCTACATTAAGCGTATACCCGAGAATATCTATACACTTTACGCTTAGCCTGAGCTCCCCTTGAGCTTGTAATCTCAAAGAGAGCTCGACAAATTCGCTAAAACGTATAAATATTCCGGATTGCTGTTTTAATGAACAGCTCCTTACTGTACTAACGAGAAATATTATATTTTTTCAGAAGCGCTTTCAGTCCATCCGGAGTCTTCCCAAGTTCTTCCAGTTGGACTAAATCTCCGTTTTCCGCCAACTTTGCAATTAAAGTGCTGGTTTCTTCAATACCGTCTTCCCAAGCATCTTCAATCTCCATTTCTTTTGAATATCGTCTGACTCTGGCTGGATATTCTGAGTAATCGTGCAGGGACTTACACGTAGAAAGAAGTTCTTTGTTATGTCCCGGATTGATATTCAGCATAACAGCTTCAAGCTCTAATTTGGGAGTACCGTCTAAATGGGCTTCTTTTGTTAAAGCTGAGTAAATGTCCGCTACATAAAATAAAAATCTCAGCGGCAAATTCGGGTTATAGGTAGATTGATGTTCGTAAAGAGAAAGTCTGGAGTCAATGAGGAAAGATACATCATTTTGCATAGACATATAAATGGCATTTTCCAAGGTGTTGATTTCCAGTTCTTCAGGATTTTCGTAGTGCTTTCCGGTCACAGCATTATATAAATTCAATAATTCCTTCTTATCCCTGTAAAGCATAGTAAAAATACGGGATTTAAACGTGCGGTTTACAGTAATTTCATTGTTTCCTTTGACCATATAAATACTTCCTTGAATGAAAATCGTGCAGGAGGCATCCTTTAATAAAGAAACCTCTCTGCTGTTTTGGGAATAAAAGCATTGAGATTTCTGTTTGAATAGAAAAGATTAGAAATAAGACGGGCTGAACCCTTAGAATTATAAGAAATATAATGCTTTTCCAATAGTTTACTATGCCGGAAATGCAACTGCAACAAGAAAAGACAATAATATATTTTCTTAGGACAGCATACACTGAGTTAAGATACAGGAGGTGCTGTCATGTATGAAAATTTAACCCACAAAGAGCTTTGTGAGGCTTTCCATACAGATGAGAAAAACGGTCTTACCGAAAAAGAGGCACAGAACCGCCTGCTTCGTGACGGAAGCAACACTTTAAAAAAAGCCAAAGAACAGACCGTTTGGGACAGAATACAAAATCAGATTAATGACCCGATGATTTTCATTCTTTTTCTGGCAGCATCCATTTCCATGCTACTGCGGGAATACAGCGATACCGGTATTATTCTTCTGGTTATTGCTTTGAACACCACCGTAGGGGTCATACAGGAAGGGAAAGCCAGAAAAGCTTTGGAAGCGCTGAAAAAAATGACAGCGCCGTCAGCTGTTGTAAAGCGTGACGGGATTTATCAAAGGATAGCGGCAGATAAGCTGGTAAAAGGAGACGTGGTAAAGCTAAAGGCAGGTAATCAGGTTCCGGCAGACATACGCCTTCTGGAAGTACAGGAGCTTGCCGCCAATGAGTCTGCCCTTACAGGGGAGTCTTTGCCTGTGATGAAATCCTGCGAGGTATTGAAAAAGGGGCTTCCCGTAGCAGAGAGAAAAAATACGGCATATATGTCCACGGAAATCAGAAAGGGCAGCGGCGAGGGTATTGTGGTTGCCACAGGAATGGATACAGAGCTTGGAAAAATCGCAGGAATGATTGAAGACACAAAGCAGGAAATGACACCTCTGCAAAAGCGTCTGGGAGATTTAGGGAAGATTTTAAGCATTGTGGCAGTGGCGTTATGTGCGGGGCTGTTTTTTATCGGAGTGATACAGCACAGAAATCTGTTGCAGATGCTGCTTCTGGCAATTTCTCTGGCGGTGGCTGCTATTCCGGAGGGGCTTCCGGCGGTAGTTACCATTGTCCTTGCACTTGGTGTGGCAAGAATGGTAAAAATCAATGCCATTATCCGCAGACTTCCGGCAGTAGAAACCTTAGGCTCCGTGGGTGTAGTGTGTTCTGATAAAACAGGAACCTTAACCGAGAATAAGATGACAGTGACGAAAATCTATGCGGATGAGAAAATACTTCCCGTGTCCGCAGTGAGAAAAAGAGAATTTCCTAAGCTTATGGAAGGATTTCTTCTATGTAACAACAGTATTCTGGGAAAGCAGGAAATCGGAGATGCCACGGAGCTGGCGCTTTTGCACACAGGAAGAAACATGGGATATGATGAAAAGAGATTGCAGCAGCAGTACCCAAGAACCTTCGAAATTCCCTTTAATTCCGAAAAAAAATATATGGTAAGCGTACATAAAGACGGAAATCATGAGACAGCCTATATAAAGGGTGCTTGTGACTATATTTTAAACCAATGTACTTACGTGGAAAATCACGGAAAAATCAAACCCATGACATCCATGGAGAAGATGAAAATCCGCAGAGCCATGGAGGATATGGCAAAGGAGGGACTGCGGATTTTAGCTCTTGCATATAAGGAAAGAGCAATAAGCAAAACAGAAAAAGCTTTAACGGAAGGGCTGGTTTTTGCAGGCATGGCAGGAATGATAGACCCGCCCAGAAAGGAAGCCGCAACTTCTGTGAAAGCCTTAAAACGAGCCGGTGTACAGGTGGCAATGATTACAGGTGATTACAAAGATACGGCGTTTTCCATTGCAAAGAAAATCGGAATTGCAGATTGTCCGGAGCAGTGCATTACAGGACAGGAAATGGACGAGATGAGCGAAGCTGCCTTGCAAAAGAAAATGAAGAACCTGCGTGTTTTTGCAAGGGTAACGCCGGCTCATAAAGTGAGGATTGTAAAAGGATTTCAGGATAACGGACAGATTGTGGCGATGACCGGTGACGGCGTCAACGATGCTCCTTCTCTGCAAAAGGCGGATATTGGTATCGCTATGGGTGAAAATGGCACAGATGCAGCGAAGAATGCGGCAGACATGGTGCTGTCCGATGATAATTTTTCTACTATTGAAAAGGCGATGGAGGAGGGCAGAGGGATTTATGTTAATATTAAGAAATCTATTTTGTTTTTGCTGTCCTCTAATTTTGGTGAGATTATTACCATGTTTGCGGCTGTGTTATTTCAGCTTCCAACGCCTTTAAAAGCAAGTCATATTTTGTGGGTGAATTTAATTACAGACTCTCTTCCTGCGCTGGCGCTTGGCATTGATAAAAATGATGCAAAGGCTTTGATGAGGAAGAAGCCACGAAATCCCCATGAAGGGCTTTTTGCACACGGAGGCTGGAGCTTTACTGTTTTCTACGGCGTTTTGATAGCGGTAATTACACTGTACGCTTTTTATCTGGGAGGGCAGACCTATGCCTTTACAGTATTGGGCGTATCTCAGCTTTTTCATGCTATCGGCATGCGGGACAGAGATAAATCCGTGTTTCGAATGAAGCATCTGGAAAATCCTTTTATGCTGGGAGCATTTTTTCTGGGCTTGGGACTTCAGTTAATGGTAACAGAGATACCATACTTTGTGCAGCTTTTCGGAACAGCCCGTCTTTCCTTACAGGAATGGTGTCTGCTTCTGGGTATTTCTGCAATTCCGCTGGTTGCTCATGAGCTTTTGCTTATTCCAAACAGAGTCTTAGGCATGAGGAAGAAACAGTAAAATGCAGGAAAAAACAGGAGAAGTTGCATATAAAAACAAAGAACACCTGTAAAAACACACAGAAACAAAGAAAAATGCAGGAAATACTTGACACTAAGTCATATATTGGCATACAATATGTAGAAATAAAAAAGAAAACATCAGGAGGAAAGCCATGACACCGTATAAAGAACTTAGTAAAGAGCAGTTACAGGCCATGAAGGCTGATTTAGAAAAACAGTTTGAAGAAGTAAAGGCAAAAGGATTAAATCTGGATATGTCCAGAGGGAAACCGTCCAAGCAGCAGCTGGAGCTGGCAATGGATATGCTGGAAGAATTAAAAAGTACAGACAAACTGAAATGTGAAACAGGAATAGACTGCCGCAATTATGGGCTTTTAGACGGTATTCCTGAGGCAAGACGCCTTCTGGGGGAAATGACAGAGGTATCACCGGAAAATATTGTGATTTTCGGAAATTCCAGTTTAAATGTTATGTTTGACACAGTTTCCCGCTCCATGACACACGGGGTATGTGGAAGTACGCCATGGTGCAAGCTGGATAAAGTAAAATTTTTATGTCCTGTACCGGGATATGACAGACATTTCCGTATTACAGAATACTTTGGTATTGAAATGATTAATGTTCCTATGACACCTACCGGACCGGATATGGATATGGTAGAAGAGCTTGTCAGCACAGATCCTGCTGTTAAAGGTATCTGGTGTGTGCCAAAATATTCCAATCCTCAGGGAATTACTTATTCTCCTGAAACCGTAAAGCGATTTGCCAATTTAAAACCGGCTGCGGAAGATTTTCGTATTTTCTGGGATAATGCTTACTGTATTCATCATTTATATGATGATAAACAGGACTTCCTTGTGGAAATCTTAGACCAGTGCGAGAAAGCGGGAAATCCGGATTTGGTTTATAAATTTGTTTCAACTTCAAAGGTAAGTTTTCCGGGTTCCGGTATTGCGGCAGTAGCAGCATCTGAACGAAATCTGAATGACTTTAGAAAACACATGTCTGTACAGACTATCGGACATGATAAGATTAACCAGCTTCGTCATGTACGCTTCTTCGGAGGTATTGTGGGCATGCACAAGCACATGAAGAAGCATGCCGAAATTCTTCGCCCGAAATTTGAAATCGTAGAAGATACATTGGAAAAAGAATTAAGCGGAGCAGAAATCGGAACATGGCAAAATCCAAGAGGAGGTTATTTTATTTCCTTTGATGCCATGGAAGGCTGTGCAAAAGCCATTGTAGCAAAGGCAGCTGAGGCAGGTGTGAAAATGACAGACGCAGGTGCAACTTATCCTTACGGAATTGACCCAAAAGACAGCAATATTCGTATTGCGCCAAGTTTTCCAACCGTAGATGAGCTGAAGCTGGCAACTGAAATTTTTGTGCTCAGTGTAAAACTGGTAAGTATTGACAAAATTTTAAGCGAAAAATAAATTTAAGAAGAAGGGAGAGGACGCTGAACAGAAACAGTGTCCTCTTTGTGCGTAATAAAATTGTTAATAA
The DNA window shown above is from Blautia hansenii DSM 20583 and carries:
- a CDS encoding class I SAM-dependent methyltransferase codes for the protein MWIADQWKDYEIIDTSKGEKLERWGNYLLVRPDPQVIWDTPKTHKGWKRMNGHYHRSKKGGGEWEFFDLPEQWTIQYKSLTFNLKPFSFKHTGLFPEQAANWDWFSEKIKNAGRPIKVLNLFAYTGGATLAAAAAGAAVTHVDASKGMVAWAKENAVSSGLKDAPIRWLVDDCVKFVEREIRRGNKYDAIIMDPPSYGRGPKGEIWKIEDAIHPLIKLCTQILSDEPLFFLVNSYTTGLAPAVLTYMLATELKKFNGTVDSQEIGLPVTQTNLVLPCGASGRWESKK
- a CDS encoding MFS transporter; the encoded protein is MQEKSMRPNLFLMSLAKFLSGFAGYIYDIGIVIYLFSQTKSVAVIGGFFISQFLPALIILFTGKLIDTHNQKMLMFLSNLTKAAVFFLLLFEANIVFIYVATFFMNLLLEFESNTTQALMANLFSKGNLFKAASVINLLDSASLILAPVCASVIATNFSIQANLIIDIILYGITGLLYLLLPSGILGNIEKQKEEKKGYASIIKNKRILCTVLFWNFFMLCIGIASPLEISMIEDTLGMSSSWYGIGNTVEGIGMLLASGFVLGIIKKLKPENIILLGLFSAAMSYGVIGTAGNIGMYLLGAGLVGVTSTFCPLGFKTAVQIQSETNLVGRTFTASRFTILITRMIGSLLVGGMLTVWNIRVIYYLLAGFLVVTAVAYYFVNRQKELLH
- a CDS encoding cation-translocating P-type ATPase — encoded protein: MYENLTHKELCEAFHTDEKNGLTEKEAQNRLLRDGSNTLKKAKEQTVWDRIQNQINDPMIFILFLAASISMLLREYSDTGIILLVIALNTTVGVIQEGKARKALEALKKMTAPSAVVKRDGIYQRIAADKLVKGDVVKLKAGNQVPADIRLLEVQELAANESALTGESLPVMKSCEVLKKGLPVAERKNTAYMSTEIRKGSGEGIVVATGMDTELGKIAGMIEDTKQEMTPLQKRLGDLGKILSIVAVALCAGLFFIGVIQHRNLLQMLLLAISLAVAAIPEGLPAVVTIVLALGVARMVKINAIIRRLPAVETLGSVGVVCSDKTGTLTENKMTVTKIYADEKILPVSAVRKREFPKLMEGFLLCNNSILGKQEIGDATELALLHTGRNMGYDEKRLQQQYPRTFEIPFNSEKKYMVSVHKDGNHETAYIKGACDYILNQCTYVENHGKIKPMTSMEKMKIRRAMEDMAKEGLRILALAYKERAISKTEKALTEGLVFAGMAGMIDPPRKEAATSVKALKRAGVQVAMITGDYKDTAFSIAKKIGIADCPEQCITGQEMDEMSEAALQKKMKNLRVFARVTPAHKVRIVKGFQDNGQIVAMTGDGVNDAPSLQKADIGIAMGENGTDAAKNAADMVLSDDNFSTIEKAMEEGRGIYVNIKKSILFLLSSNFGEIITMFAAVLFQLPTPLKASHILWVNLITDSLPALALGIDKNDAKALMRKKPRNPHEGLFAHGGWSFTVFYGVLIAVITLYAFYLGGQTYAFTVLGVSQLFHAIGMRDRDKSVFRMKHLENPFMLGAFFLGLGLQLMVTEIPYFVQLFGTARLSLQEWCLLLGISAIPLVAHELLLIPNRVLGMRKKQ
- a CDS encoding aminotransferase class I/II-fold pyridoxal phosphate-dependent enzyme, with the protein product MTPYKELSKEQLQAMKADLEKQFEEVKAKGLNLDMSRGKPSKQQLELAMDMLEELKSTDKLKCETGIDCRNYGLLDGIPEARRLLGEMTEVSPENIVIFGNSSLNVMFDTVSRSMTHGVCGSTPWCKLDKVKFLCPVPGYDRHFRITEYFGIEMINVPMTPTGPDMDMVEELVSTDPAVKGIWCVPKYSNPQGITYSPETVKRFANLKPAAEDFRIFWDNAYCIHHLYDDKQDFLVEILDQCEKAGNPDLVYKFVSTSKVSFPGSGIAAVAASERNLNDFRKHMSVQTIGHDKINQLRHVRFFGGIVGMHKHMKKHAEILRPKFEIVEDTLEKELSGAEIGTWQNPRGGYFISFDAMEGCAKAIVAKAAEAGVKMTDAGATYPYGIDPKDSNIRIAPSFPTVDELKLATEIFVLSVKLVSIDKILSEK